A genomic segment from Candidatus Eisenbacteria bacterium encodes:
- a CDS encoding acyl-CoA synthetase produces MNFALINEAIAGAFPERECIVTPTRRLTYGEVADRVRRLANLLHGRGLGCRTERSSVANHESGQDHLGIYMLNCPEYLETMLAAYRARVAPFNVNYRYVDEELLYLLHDSDCTALVYQARYAPTLARLRDRLPKLRLLLQVADESGNALLPGALDYEAALAQSPSTPPPVAPSSDDLYILYTGGTTGAPKGVLWRQEDIYHAAMSGGPPGMDGVTSYEAIVEQARSNGGFMRVMATPPLMHGAAQWVSFGALNQGGCVVLQGRPEKLDPADVLGLVERERCNMMTLVGDAFARPILDHLKTKDYDLSRLFVIGSGGAILSPHWKQALLERVPHAVVVDGFGASETGAQGSQATRAGDQAQTGQFAMSTTVVLKDDLSGLLEPGSTETGWLAKPGRVPLGYYKDAAKTAKTFPVIDGVRYAVPGDHAQVRPDGTLVVLGRGSVCINSGGEKIYPEEVEQVLRKHPGVADAVVVGTPDERFGEQVSAVVQPRAGVAIDDAELTSFAAQHLARYKLPRTIVLVDEMVRSPSGKPDYRWAKSYATAART; encoded by the coding sequence ATGAATTTCGCCCTCATCAACGAGGCCATCGCCGGCGCGTTTCCCGAGCGCGAGTGCATCGTGACGCCGACGCGCCGTCTCACCTACGGCGAGGTCGCCGATCGCGTCCGCCGTCTCGCGAACCTGCTGCACGGGCGCGGGCTCGGCTGCCGCACCGAGCGCAGCTCGGTCGCCAATCACGAGTCGGGGCAGGATCATCTCGGCATCTACATGCTGAACTGCCCCGAGTACCTGGAGACGATGCTCGCCGCATACCGCGCCCGCGTGGCGCCGTTCAACGTGAACTACCGCTACGTCGACGAGGAGCTGCTCTACCTCTTGCACGACTCCGACTGTACGGCGCTCGTCTACCAGGCGCGCTACGCGCCGACCCTGGCGCGCCTGCGCGACCGGCTCCCGAAGCTGCGTTTGCTCCTGCAGGTGGCCGACGAGTCGGGGAACGCGCTCCTGCCCGGTGCGCTCGACTACGAGGCGGCGCTCGCGCAGTCGCCGTCCACGCCACCGCCGGTCGCGCCGTCGTCGGACGACCTCTACATCCTCTACACCGGAGGCACGACCGGTGCGCCGAAGGGCGTCCTGTGGCGCCAGGAGGACATCTACCACGCGGCCATGTCGGGCGGGCCGCCGGGAATGGACGGCGTCACCTCCTACGAGGCGATCGTCGAGCAGGCGCGCTCGAACGGCGGCTTCATGCGCGTCATGGCGACGCCGCCACTCATGCACGGCGCGGCACAGTGGGTGTCGTTCGGCGCGCTCAATCAGGGCGGCTGCGTCGTCCTGCAGGGCCGGCCCGAGAAGCTCGACCCCGCCGACGTCCTCGGCCTGGTCGAGCGCGAGCGCTGCAACATGATGACGCTGGTCGGCGACGCCTTCGCTCGCCCGATCCTCGATCACCTGAAGACGAAGGACTACGACCTCTCGCGCCTGTTCGTGATCGGCTCGGGCGGCGCGATCCTCTCGCCGCACTGGAAGCAGGCGCTGCTGGAGCGCGTGCCGCACGCCGTCGTCGTCGACGGCTTCGGTGCCTCCGAGACCGGCGCGCAGGGCTCGCAGGCGACGCGCGCGGGCGACCAGGCCCAGACCGGGCAGTTCGCCATGTCGACCACCGTCGTGCTGAAGGACGATCTCTCCGGGCTGCTCGAGCCCGGGAGCACCGAGACGGGATGGCTCGCCAAGCCCGGCCGCGTCCCGCTCGGCTACTACAAGGACGCCGCCAAGACGGCGAAGACGTTCCCGGTGATCGACGGCGTTCGCTACGCCGTGCCCGGCGACCACGCACAGGTGCGGCCCGACGGCACGCTCGTCGTCCTCGGGCGCGGCTCGGTGTGCATCAACTCGGGCGGCGAGAAGATCTACCCCGAGGAGGTCGAGCAGGTCCTGCGCAAACACCCCGGTGTCGCCGACGCCGTCGTGGTCGGCACCCCCGACGAGCGCTTCGGCGAGCAGGTGTCGGCGGTGGTGCAGCCGCGTGCGGGCGTGGCCATCGACGACGCGGAACTCACGAGCTTCGCCGCCCAGCATCTGGCGCGCTACAAGCTGCCGCGCACGATCGTGCTCGTCGACGAGATGGTGCGGAGCCCCTCCGGCAAGCCCGACTATCGCTGGGCCAAGTCGTACGCGACGGCGGCCAGGACGTAG
- a CDS encoding alpha/beta fold hydrolase — MLRWSARAGAVAVAVVVAFVLLAPFGMRPNAAHLPLTETPADYGLRYEAVTFAPPDRPITLRGWWMPVANARAAMILVHGGGDDNRTQPFQNGLALARDLAAHGFGVLAFDLRNYGESDTTPEGVTFGDLEAYDVVGAVDLLARIAPGLPVVGLGCSMGGATLVQAAARDSRLRVLVTDSVFADAWDVAPSFVRASSNLPEFLVGPVLWSAAHVHGVGLDRGKTVEAARRVTPRPILLIHNEADPIAAPTESWALASVMPRSETWITPAPPADHPLRWQNGRWGTHCQSYKLDPDGYVTQVTAFLNRGLGPPTR; from the coding sequence GTGCTGAGGTGGAGCGCGCGGGCGGGCGCGGTCGCCGTCGCCGTCGTCGTCGCCTTCGTGCTGCTGGCGCCGTTCGGCATGCGCCCCAACGCCGCGCACCTGCCGCTGACCGAGACGCCGGCCGACTACGGCCTGCGCTACGAAGCCGTGACGTTCGCGCCGCCCGACCGCCCGATCACGTTGCGCGGCTGGTGGATGCCGGTCGCGAACGCCCGCGCCGCCATGATCCTCGTACACGGCGGCGGCGACGACAACCGCACCCAGCCCTTCCAGAACGGGCTTGCGCTGGCGCGTGATCTCGCCGCCCACGGCTTCGGTGTGCTCGCCTTCGACCTGCGCAACTACGGCGAATCCGACACGACGCCCGAGGGCGTCACCTTCGGCGACCTCGAGGCGTACGACGTCGTCGGGGCGGTCGATCTGCTCGCCAGGATCGCACCCGGCCTGCCGGTCGTGGGGCTCGGCTGCTCGATGGGCGGCGCGACGCTCGTGCAAGCGGCCGCGCGCGATTCGCGCCTGCGCGTGCTCGTGACCGACAGCGTGTTCGCCGACGCCTGGGACGTCGCGCCGAGCTTCGTGCGAGCGTCGAGCAACCTGCCGGAATTCCTCGTGGGGCCCGTCCTGTGGAGCGCCGCGCACGTCCACGGCGTCGGGCTCGATCGCGGCAAGACGGTCGAAGCCGCCCGGCGCGTGACGCCGCGCCCGATCCTGCTGATCCACAACGAGGCCGATCCGATCGCCGCCCCGACCGAGAGCTGGGCGCTCGCCTCGGTGATGCCCCGCTCGGAGACGTGGATCACACCCGCCCCGCCCGCCGACCATCCCCTGCGGTGGCAGAACGGCCGATGGGGAACGCACTGCCAGTCGTACAAGCTCGATCCCGACGGCTACGTCACCCAGGTGACGGCGTTCCTCAACCGGGGGCTGGGGCCACCCACACGCTGA
- a CDS encoding sigma 54-interacting transcriptional regulator encodes MRPESLQTVSVAVAQERQLDVVLERIVKVLAAQEGVALARVWLIDDGDVCAACRMRPECPDQTRCLHLAASAGNPFDPTQRWDRLDGDFRRFPLGVRKVGKVGATGTGILLHDMSERSTWIAHPDWARREGIRSFAAQPLVFRSEVVGVLAVFSRSRVDAAAFAWLRAFADHAAVAIANARAFEEILHLRARLEVENACLREDAKGALGGGDIVGTSPALSKVLAQVDLVAPADATVLVLGESGSGKELVAHRVHERSRRAAGPFIRVNCAAIPRDLFEIEFFGHAKGAFTGAVKDRVGRFEAADGGTIFLDEIGEIPLELQGKLLRVLQEGELERVGEARSRRVDVRVVAATNRHLARDVAAGRFREDLYFRLSVFPIVVPPLRDRPADVAPLAEHFLRGACARLGRPALRFSARDLRALERYPWPGNVRELASVVERAAILGRDGRPRIELDPAAPRPASSGPPSPDEEVIIPAAEWRRRERANVAAALRRAGGRIYGPGGAAELLGVPPTTLVSRVKALGLGKPAG; translated from the coding sequence GTGAGGCCCGAGTCCCTCCAGACGGTCAGCGTCGCCGTCGCACAGGAGCGGCAGTTGGACGTCGTGCTCGAGCGCATCGTCAAGGTGCTCGCCGCGCAGGAGGGCGTCGCCCTGGCTCGGGTCTGGCTCATCGACGACGGGGACGTCTGCGCGGCGTGCCGGATGCGTCCCGAGTGCCCGGATCAGACACGATGCCTTCACCTCGCCGCCAGCGCCGGCAACCCGTTCGACCCGACCCAGCGATGGGATCGGCTCGACGGCGACTTCCGGCGCTTCCCGCTCGGTGTCCGCAAGGTCGGGAAGGTGGGCGCGACCGGCACCGGGATCCTGCTCCACGACATGTCGGAGCGCTCGACCTGGATCGCGCACCCGGACTGGGCGCGCCGTGAGGGGATCCGGAGCTTCGCCGCGCAGCCGCTGGTCTTCCGGAGCGAGGTCGTCGGCGTGTTGGCGGTCTTCAGCCGCTCGCGGGTCGACGCGGCGGCGTTCGCGTGGCTGCGCGCCTTCGCCGACCACGCCGCGGTGGCGATCGCGAACGCGCGCGCGTTCGAGGAGATCCTGCACCTGCGGGCTCGGCTCGAGGTCGAGAACGCCTGCCTGCGCGAGGACGCGAAGGGGGCGCTCGGCGGGGGCGACATCGTGGGGACGAGCCCGGCGCTCTCGAAGGTCCTCGCGCAGGTCGACCTGGTCGCGCCCGCGGACGCGACCGTGCTCGTGCTCGGCGAGTCCGGCAGCGGCAAGGAGCTGGTTGCGCATCGCGTGCACGAGCGGAGCCGCCGTGCCGCGGGGCCCTTCATCAGGGTCAATTGCGCCGCCATCCCGCGCGATCTCTTCGAGATCGAGTTCTTCGGCCACGCGAAGGGCGCCTTCACGGGCGCCGTGAAGGACCGGGTAGGCCGCTTCGAGGCCGCCGACGGCGGCACCATCTTCCTCGACGAGATCGGCGAGATCCCGCTCGAGCTGCAGGGAAAGCTGCTCCGCGTGCTGCAGGAGGGCGAGCTCGAGCGCGTGGGCGAGGCACGCAGCCGGCGCGTCGACGTGCGCGTCGTCGCGGCGACCAACCGCCACCTCGCCCGCGACGTCGCCGCCGGCCGCTTTCGCGAGGATCTCTACTTCCGGCTGAGCGTGTTCCCGATCGTGGTGCCGCCGCTGCGCGATCGTCCGGCCGACGTGGCGCCGCTCGCCGAGCACTTCCTGCGGGGTGCGTGTGCGCGCCTGGGCCGCCCGGCGCTCCGGTTCTCGGCCCGCGACCTCAGGGCGCTCGAACGCTACCCGTGGCCCGGCAACGTCAGGGAGCTGGCGAGCGTGGTCGAGCGGGCGGCGATCCTCGGCCGCGACGGCCGACCCCGTATCGAGCTCGACCCCGCTGCGCCGCGACCCGCATCGTCCGGCCCACCGTCACCGGACGAGGAGGTCATCATCCCGGCCGCGGAGTGGCGGCGCCGCGAGCGGGCGAACGTCGCGGCGGCGCTGCGGCGCGCGGGCGGACGCATCTACGGTCCAGGCGGCGCGGCGGAGCTGCTCGGCGTCCCGCCGACGACGCTCGTCTCACGCGTGAAGGCGCTCGGGCTCGGCAAGCCGGCCGGCTGA
- a CDS encoding pyridoxamine 5'-phosphate oxidase family protein, which yields MTKRFHPGEIAVQERVGVRYGAEKVGRGIDDEVPPAAAHFLAQRYSLYVGSLDAAARPWASQLVGPPGFVTTVDPRTVRIDAAPAPGDPLGENLRANAQVGLLAIDLVTRRRYRVNGTATIAPGGSIEVAVVQALGNCPKYIQVREPVGVSEAQSDASRVTRTATLSAAQRTRIERADTFFLATASPDAGTDVSHRGGRPGFVRTIDERTLLWPDYQGNMMFMSLGNIEAYPHAGALFVDFENGDVLQMTGTATIDWDPERARTFPCAQRVIELRVDDVIDAPGASPLRWRLVEPSPANP from the coding sequence ATGACGAAACGCTTTCACCCAGGCGAGATCGCGGTGCAGGAGCGGGTCGGGGTCCGCTACGGCGCCGAGAAGGTCGGGCGCGGCATCGACGACGAGGTTCCGCCCGCCGCCGCGCACTTTCTCGCGCAGCGCTACTCGCTCTACGTCGGCTCGCTCGACGCCGCGGCACGCCCGTGGGCCTCACAGCTCGTCGGCCCGCCGGGCTTCGTCACGACCGTCGATCCGCGCACGGTGCGCATCGACGCGGCGCCGGCGCCCGGCGACCCGCTCGGCGAGAACCTGCGCGCGAACGCGCAGGTGGGCCTGCTCGCCATCGATCTCGTCACGCGACGCCGCTATCGGGTGAACGGCACCGCGACCATCGCGCCTGGCGGCAGCATCGAGGTCGCGGTCGTGCAGGCCCTCGGGAACTGTCCCAAGTACATCCAGGTGCGCGAGCCGGTCGGGGTCTCCGAGGCTCAGTCAGACGCGTCGCGCGTGACGCGCACCGCCACCCTCTCGGCCGCGCAACGCACCCGCATCGAGCGGGCGGACACGTTCTTCCTGGCGACGGCCAGCCCCGATGCGGGCACGGACGTCTCGCATCGCGGAGGCCGGCCCGGTTTCGTCCGCACGATCGACGAGCGGACGCTCCTCTGGCCCGACTACCAGGGCAACATGATGTTCATGTCGCTCGGCAACATCGAGGCGTATCCGCACGCCGGCGCCCTGTTCGTCGACTTCGAGAACGGCGACGTCCTGCAGATGACGGGGACGGCGACGATCGACTGGGATCCGGAGCGCGCGCGGACGTTCCCGTGCGCCCAGCGTGTGATCGAGCTGCGCGTCGACGACGTCATCGACGCTCCCGGCGCGAGCCCGCTGCGCTGGCGGCTCGTCGAGCCGTCGCCGGCGAATCCGTAG
- a CDS encoding HDOD domain-containing protein — translation MSSLGATEGTQRRRVWDAPSRSPTLEKFYRELMAVEKLPSAPEIARRTLTTVNRDNANLNDLAKLIQRDQALAARLLRIANGALFAVRNRVSSIHQAVTLLGFARVRELVLGLSVWGALEGSTPTIRRFRKRLWVHSSMVAAAAKMLAERTNGDEAGAFTAGLLHDVGKLVLGIRLGDTYWELLEDAAEEGGAAEAELSALSCNHATVGGWLLQLWGMPDDLVDAVALHTDSLSPAYGFDTTTIVAVADRLIHATDASSGTAKEDVFHDLRRTVPGLVEQDTWREIWAALFKEHQTLSTLFDK, via the coding sequence ATGTCGTCCCTCGGGGCCACCGAGGGCACCCAGCGCCGTCGCGTCTGGGATGCCCCGTCTCGCTCGCCCACGCTCGAGAAGTTCTATCGGGAGCTGATGGCGGTGGAGAAGCTCCCCTCGGCGCCCGAGATCGCGCGGCGTACGCTCACGACGGTCAATCGGGACAACGCGAACCTGAACGACCTCGCCAAGCTGATCCAGCGCGACCAGGCGCTGGCGGCACGCCTGCTGCGGATCGCGAACGGCGCGCTCTTCGCCGTGCGGAACCGGGTCTCGAGCATTCACCAGGCGGTGACGCTCCTCGGCTTCGCGCGCGTGCGCGAGCTGGTCCTCGGCCTCAGCGTCTGGGGCGCGCTCGAGGGATCGACGCCGACGATCCGGCGCTTCCGCAAGCGGCTCTGGGTACACTCCTCGATGGTCGCCGCCGCGGCCAAGATGCTGGCCGAGCGCACCAATGGCGACGAGGCGGGTGCGTTCACGGCCGGTCTCCTGCACGACGTCGGCAAGCTCGTGCTCGGCATCCGCCTCGGCGACACCTACTGGGAGCTGCTCGAGGACGCGGCCGAGGAAGGCGGCGCGGCCGAGGCCGAGCTGTCGGCGCTCAGCTGCAACCACGCTACGGTGGGCGGCTGGCTGCTGCAGCTCTGGGGCATGCCGGACGACCTCGTCGACGCCGTGGCCCTGCACACCGATTCGCTCTCGCCGGCGTACGGCTTCGACACGACGACCATCGTCGCCGTCGCCGACCGCCTGATCCACGCGACCGACGCGTCGAGCGGCACTGCCAAGGAGGACGTGTTCCACGACCTGCGGCGCACGGTGCCGGGGCTCGTCGAGCAGGACACCTGGCGCGAGATCTGGGCCGCGCTCTTCAAGGAGCACCAGACGCTCTCGACCCTGTTCGACAAGTGA
- a CDS encoding zinc-binding dehydrogenase, which yields MRAVWIPRPGPPEVLEVREGPDPVPKADQVLVRVRAAGINFADVAARLGVYPDAPPPPCVVGYEVAGVVEQAGPDVHTAKVGDRVFALTRFGGYADAIAVPAPQVFSMPAAMAFEEAAAIPVNYLTAILMLRYFGNVKEGERVLVHAAAGGVGMAAIQLCRIAGAEVIGTASAAKHATLKEMGVAHCIDYRTEDFEQGVKRVTGGRGVDIALDAIGAFRKSYRCLAPLGRLVCFGLSQASSGMAPSRLRALLAVAQLPWFHPIKLMNDNKAVIGVNLGHLWDHMGMLRREMIGLLADYDAGRIKPIVGKTFPLVDAAKAHRFMQERQNVGKVVLTC from the coding sequence ATGCGAGCGGTCTGGATCCCGCGCCCCGGACCGCCAGAGGTTCTCGAGGTTCGCGAGGGTCCCGATCCGGTCCCGAAAGCCGACCAGGTGCTGGTTCGCGTCCGCGCCGCCGGCATCAACTTCGCGGACGTCGCGGCGCGGCTCGGCGTGTATCCGGACGCACCGCCGCCACCCTGCGTCGTCGGCTACGAGGTCGCGGGCGTCGTCGAGCAGGCGGGCCCCGACGTGCACACCGCCAAGGTCGGGGATCGCGTCTTCGCTCTCACGCGCTTCGGCGGCTACGCCGATGCGATCGCGGTGCCCGCGCCGCAGGTCTTCTCGATGCCGGCCGCCATGGCGTTCGAGGAGGCCGCGGCGATCCCGGTGAACTATCTCACGGCGATCCTCATGCTGCGCTACTTCGGCAACGTGAAGGAAGGCGAGCGCGTCCTCGTGCACGCCGCCGCTGGCGGCGTCGGCATGGCGGCGATCCAGCTCTGTCGCATCGCCGGCGCCGAAGTCATCGGGACGGCCTCGGCGGCGAAGCACGCCACCTTGAAGGAGATGGGTGTCGCGCATTGCATCGACTACCGCACCGAGGACTTCGAGCAGGGCGTGAAGCGCGTGACGGGCGGACGTGGCGTCGACATCGCGCTCGACGCGATCGGCGCGTTTCGCAAGAGCTATCGCTGCCTGGCGCCGCTCGGGCGGCTCGTCTGCTTCGGCCTCTCGCAGGCGTCGAGCGGCATGGCGCCGTCGCGCCTGCGGGCGCTGCTCGCCGTCGCGCAGCTCCCGTGGTTCCACCCGATCAAGCTCATGAACGACAACAAGGCCGTCATCGGCGTCAACCTCGGCCATCTCTGGGACCACATGGGCATGCTGCGCCGGGAGATGATCGGGCTGCTCGCCGACTACGACGCCGGCCGCATCAAGCCCATCGTCGGAAAGACCTTCCCGCTCGTCGACGCCGCCAAGGCGCATCGCTTCATGCAGGAGCGACAGAACGTCGGGAAGGTCGTCCTCACGTGCTGA